The following are from one region of the Halodesulfurarchaeum sp. HSR-GB genome:
- a CDS encoding formate/nitrite transporter family protein has protein sequence MADEGSDAEDSVREAVERSRSGAPAVGRVVRDRFSTDEVFQRIVAAADEEITASNRELFFSGLAAGFSITITVLLYVSLTASTDGHPVLSVLLYPLGFIYIILGGYQLYTENTLPPVALTLERLASIPALLRNWVVVLAGNFLGGMAGAAALAWGGVLSPEAAAVAIDVAHKGIETPVWPLFFKAVFAGLIVAGVVWVEYAARDTISRLVVIYLAFLAIPLGGLFHVVVSFTETMYLAFMGDVSLLVGLTDFVIPVLLGNTVGGVVLVTLVNWFQTSEERLVGARFEGARRQLSRREMLFGGIPGRPFGFAGRSYVPLVDTTGSEAGTKGPYHVLVPVANPTESATLVSLAEAVASAKDEAIVSFVHILPEYEAHSRYSSTSNRQRLVAESTADLERLCDSIESEELDCRTSTVISHRSFAEIFDIAERQDVDLLLMERDEDSPWGAGRPEDVIQELGSHLPCDLLILEDRGFDPEKILLRVLDNPHADLNAQVARSLRDVYDASITLLSVVDTEEERERAEEFLRNWAIDHDLEDQPQVIETGDIETAIEHGAREHTMILVGATESGLLSRLVSDSLYVDNITETERSVVLAERPTERSALDRLRDWF, from the coding sequence ATGGCCGATGAGGGATCAGACGCCGAGGACTCCGTACGGGAAGCGGTCGAGCGGTCCCGAAGTGGTGCACCAGCGGTCGGTCGGGTCGTCAGAGACCGGTTTTCGACGGACGAGGTCTTCCAGCGCATCGTCGCCGCGGCGGACGAGGAGATCACGGCGAGCAATCGCGAACTCTTCTTCAGTGGCCTCGCTGCGGGCTTCTCGATTACGATTACCGTCCTGCTTTACGTCTCGCTGACCGCCTCGACGGATGGCCACCCCGTTTTGAGTGTACTTCTCTATCCGCTCGGATTCATCTACATCATTCTCGGGGGCTATCAACTGTACACCGAGAATACGCTCCCCCCGGTGGCGTTGACACTCGAACGACTGGCAAGCATCCCGGCCTTGCTCCGCAACTGGGTTGTGGTACTCGCCGGGAACTTCCTGGGTGGAATGGCTGGCGCGGCCGCCCTCGCCTGGGGCGGTGTCCTCTCCCCCGAGGCGGCAGCCGTCGCGATCGACGTGGCTCACAAGGGCATCGAAACCCCAGTCTGGCCGCTGTTCTTCAAGGCGGTCTTCGCGGGGCTGATCGTCGCCGGGGTCGTCTGGGTCGAGTATGCCGCCCGGGATACGATCTCGCGGCTGGTCGTCATCTATCTGGCCTTTCTCGCGATTCCCCTCGGGGGCCTGTTCCACGTGGTCGTCTCGTTCACCGAAACGATGTACCTCGCATTCATGGGCGACGTGAGTCTCCTCGTGGGTCTCACCGACTTTGTCATCCCTGTACTCCTGGGGAACACCGTCGGCGGCGTGGTGCTCGTGACGCTTGTTAACTGGTTCCAGACCAGCGAAGAGCGACTGGTCGGGGCCCGATTCGAGGGCGCCCGTCGCCAGCTGTCACGCCGCGAAATGCTCTTCGGTGGGATTCCCGGTCGTCCGTTCGGCTTTGCCGGTCGCTCGTATGTCCCACTCGTCGACACGACGGGCAGTGAGGCGGGGACGAAGGGTCCATATCACGTCCTCGTTCCGGTCGCAAACCCGACCGAGTCTGCGACACTCGTCTCGCTCGCCGAGGCCGTCGCGTCGGCAAAGGACGAGGCGATCGTGAGTTTCGTCCACATTCTACCCGAGTACGAGGCTCACTCGCGGTACTCCTCGACCAGCAACCGGCAACGACTGGTCGCAGAATCGACTGCCGACCTGGAGCGTCTCTGTGACTCGATCGAGTCCGAGGAACTGGACTGCCGGACCTCGACGGTCATCTCCCATCGCTCATTCGCGGAGATCTTCGACATCGCTGAGCGCCAGGACGTCGACTTGCTGCTCATGGAACGGGACGAGGACTCGCCCTGGGGGGCGGGCCGGCCTGAGGACGTGATCCAGGAACTCGGCAGCCACTTGCCCTGTGACCTCCTCATCCTCGAGGATCGCGGCTTTGACCCCGAGAAGATCCTCCTCCGGGTTCTCGATAACCCCCACGCGGATCTCAACGCCCAGGTGGCCCGGTCACTCCGCGATGTCTACGACGCGTCGATCACGTTGCTCTCTGTCGTCGACACTGAGGAGGAGCGTGAACGGGCCGAGGAGTTCCTCCGCAACTGGGCCATCGACCACGACCTCGAAGACCAGCCACAGGTAATCGAGACCGGCGACATCGAGACGGCGATCGAGCACGGGGCCAGAGAGCACACGATGATTCTGGTCGGCGCGACCGAGAGTGGGCTCCTCTCCCGTCTCGTCTCCGACTCGCTTTACGTCGACAATATCACCGAGACCGAGCGATCCGTCGTGCTGGCCGAACGGCCCACCGAACGGTCGGCCCTCGACCGACTTCGGGACTGGTTTTAG
- a CDS encoding phage repressor protein, which yields MRLAEPTDFEILEALSDGKRNTAANLSYILDKDRSYINTRLPILADYGLVDRVGPAPNSGLYEITERGIAVIDIRESATEGADIDFDARLEERLGA from the coding sequence ATGAGGCTTGCCGAACCCACTGACTTCGAAATTCTGGAGGCCCTGTCCGACGGGAAACGAAACACGGCGGCGAATCTCTCATACATCCTCGACAAGGATCGATCGTACATCAACACCCGGCTGCCAATTCTGGCTGACTACGGGCTGGTTGATCGCGTTGGCCCTGCTCCAAACAGCGGCCTGTACGAGATCACCGAGCGCGGCATCGCCGTGATCGACATCCGTGAGTCGGCCACCGAAGGGGCGGACATCGACTTCGACGCTCGCCTCGAAGAACGGCTCGGTGCCTGA
- a CDS encoding GYD domain-containing protein: MPTYIRLTNLTADGFAEIEQSASRTEQMKAMAEEMGGEIKDVFLTMGDFDFVTIAEFPNDQMYTQFALRFAEKGVADTETLKAIDEPEYLDLVQNL; the protein is encoded by the coding sequence ATGCCAACCTACATCCGCCTCACCAACCTGACCGCCGACGGCTTCGCAGAGATCGAACAAAGCGCCTCCCGGACCGAGCAGATGAAGGCGATGGCCGAAGAGATGGGCGGGGAGATCAAGGACGTCTTCCTGACCATGGGGGATTTCGACTTCGTCACCATCGCGGAGTTCCCCAACGACCAGATGTACACGCAGTTCGCCCTGCGCTTCGCCGAGAAGGGGGTCGCGGACACCGAGACGCTCAAGGCAATCGACGAACCGGAGTATCTGGATCTCGTCCAGAACCTGTAG
- a CDS encoding HTR-like protein encodes MARIPFGIAGLDSRIGGGPPAGSVVLLAGESGAGAREFLYTSAVMNGLAETDPELFSLHYGDRPGAADAPDSIHYLSFTADAETLSTEISYTMDDGLVEAGLEPIAFEDLSAEYFQLSPVPREWYGPAHRDITDLGQDADRQGVLTATANYLDEHASGSLVLIDSLSDLIAARGRHHTIRDLVLTLKGLRRIAREWNSLIILLLAKDAVTDEELGSLMTAVDGTLQFEWETGGNERVRTMYVPEFRGVLSQLEAEDIIRFETEIHDAGFDVSNVRKIR; translated from the coding sequence ATGGCCCGGATCCCCTTCGGAATTGCAGGCCTCGACTCGCGGATCGGGGGCGGCCCGCCGGCGGGAAGTGTCGTCCTCCTGGCAGGCGAGAGCGGCGCAGGGGCCCGGGAGTTCCTCTACACGAGTGCCGTGATGAACGGCCTGGCGGAGACCGACCCGGAGCTCTTCTCGCTGCATTACGGTGATCGCCCCGGGGCCGCCGACGCCCCGGATTCGATTCACTACCTCTCTTTCACCGCCGACGCCGAGACGCTCTCGACGGAAATCAGTTACACCATGGACGATGGGCTCGTCGAGGCGGGACTGGAACCGATCGCCTTCGAGGACCTTTCCGCGGAGTACTTCCAGCTCAGCCCCGTCCCCCGGGAGTGGTACGGCCCGGCCCACCGGGATATCACCGACCTGGGCCAGGACGCCGACCGCCAGGGCGTGCTCACGGCCACGGCGAACTACCTCGACGAACACGCAAGCGGGAGCCTGGTCCTGATCGACTCGCTTTCTGACCTTATCGCGGCCCGGGGTCGCCATCACACCATCCGGGATCTCGTGTTGACCCTCAAGGGGCTCAGACGGATCGCCAGGGAGTGGAACAGCCTGATCATCCTGCTTTTGGCCAAAGACGCCGTCACCGACGAGGAACTCGGCAGCCTGATGACGGCCGTCGACGGGACGCTGCAGTTCGAGTGGGAGACCGGCGGCAACGAACGCGTTCGCACCATGTACGTCCCCGAGTTCCGGGGCGTGCTCTCCCAGCTCGAAGCCGAGGACATCATCCGCTTCGAGACGGAGATCCACGACGCCGGCTTCGACGTCTCGAATGTCAGGAAGATCAGGTAA
- a CDS encoding transcription factor S, translating into MQFCPECGSMMHAEDGVMVCSSCGHEEPRDEKMAEQYVSTEEQDESDVIETEAGMNFEGKPTAEIVCPECGHGEAWYTIKQTGSADEPPTRFFKCKECGHRWREYA; encoded by the coding sequence ATGCAGTTCTGTCCCGAGTGCGGGTCGATGATGCACGCCGAGGACGGCGTGATGGTCTGTTCGAGTTGCGGGCACGAGGAGCCCCGGGACGAAAAAATGGCCGAGCAGTACGTCTCGACCGAGGAGCAGGACGAGAGCGACGTCATCGAGACCGAGGCGGGCATGAACTTCGAGGGCAAGCCCACCGCGGAAATCGTTTGTCCCGAGTGCGGCCACGGGGAGGCCTGGTACACCATCAAGCAGACCGGTTCCGCGGACGAGCCGCCGACGCGATTCTTCAAGTGCAAGGAGTGTGGGCACCGCTGGCGCGAGTACGCCTGA
- a CDS encoding HAD family hydrolase — translation MTYDAVVLDNDGVLTTMTDRSVMVRAVRGAFQDMGVADPDPEDVERLIYGVTPEILQAVSDRYGLAPRPLWYRRDMRSSLVQEREVRAGRKALYRDFEALDAIDRPLGIVSSNQDRTVAAILDQHDIGHYFETVYGREMDPESLARKKPDPYYLDLAIADLGAKNPLFVGDSESDVQAARAAGVDSVFIRRDHRAETELAVTPTYEIESLAELPDIVHRSA, via the coding sequence ATGACCTACGACGCGGTCGTCCTCGACAACGACGGCGTGCTCACCACCATGACCGATCGATCGGTCATGGTCCGGGCCGTCAGGGGGGCGTTCCAGGACATGGGCGTCGCCGATCCCGACCCCGAGGACGTGGAACGGCTGATCTACGGGGTCACCCCCGAGATCCTCCAGGCCGTCTCCGACCGATACGGCCTGGCTCCACGGCCGCTCTGGTACCGTCGGGACATGCGCTCCTCCCTAGTCCAGGAACGGGAAGTGAGAGCGGGCCGGAAGGCCCTCTACCGGGACTTCGAGGCCCTCGACGCCATCGATCGTCCGCTTGGCATCGTCAGCTCGAACCAGGATCGCACTGTCGCGGCGATCCTGGACCAACACGACATCGGCCACTACTTCGAGACGGTCTACGGGCGGGAGATGGATCCGGAGAGCCTGGCACGAAAGAAGCCCGACCCGTACTACCTCGATCTGGCGATCGCCGATTTAGGTGCGAAAAACCCGCTTTTCGTCGGTGACAGCGAGTCGGACGTACAGGCCGCCCGGGCGGCCGGAGTCGATTCGGTGTTCATCCGTCGTGATCACCGGGCCGAGACCGAACTCGCTGTCACGCCGACCTACGAGATCGAGTCACTCGCCGAACTCCCCGATATCGTCCACCGATCGGCCTGA
- a CDS encoding FAD-dependent oxidoreductase gives MDPIVVVGGGVVGTSIAAALAEQDLPVRLYEKDSLGAGTTSKSMAIFFWHQDDPNATEHRFRERAWETYGPLIEAGTLEFTQVGTLETAPELTDVPGVRAVWKGMQELGVETEWLEPEALAAKGLDPEAFEGALYVPADGFLDPSEIIQHFTDRATEGPATIETGVEITDIHTEDGRVTAIETPDGTESVSGVVNAAGPWAPQINDLVGVDLPLRHTRGPIVVLSREAEFSLPFMILRNEHYFREDGRNQAFGGRFDTSYETAEQFDPDANHTVDQSFYLDIAGEIEQSVPRLADAEIVNDWVGFRTITPDGRPFVGETAVEGFYTAVGMSGYGVTRAPFVGELLADQIAGEPVDSELADWVAPDRV, from the coding sequence ATGGACCCCATTGTCGTGGTTGGTGGCGGCGTCGTCGGGACGAGTATCGCGGCGGCACTGGCCGAGCAGGACCTGCCGGTTCGACTGTACGAGAAAGACTCCCTGGGTGCGGGGACGACCTCGAAGTCCATGGCCATCTTCTTCTGGCACCAAGACGACCCGAACGCGACCGAGCACCGGTTTCGGGAACGGGCCTGGGAGACCTACGGCCCGCTGATCGAGGCTGGTACCCTGGAGTTCACGCAGGTCGGGACCCTGGAGACCGCCCCGGAACTGACAGACGTGCCCGGGGTCCGTGCGGTCTGGAAAGGAATGCAGGAGCTTGGGGTCGAGACCGAGTGGCTCGAACCCGAAGCCCTGGCGGCGAAGGGACTCGATCCCGAGGCCTTCGAAGGGGCGCTTTACGTCCCGGCGGACGGCTTTCTCGATCCCTCCGAGATCATCCAGCACTTCACCGACCGCGCCACCGAGGGCCCGGCGACCATCGAGACGGGTGTCGAAATCACCGACATTCACACCGAGGACGGGCGCGTGACGGCCATCGAGACCCCCGACGGAACCGAGTCCGTCAGCGGCGTGGTGAACGCGGCGGGGCCGTGGGCCCCCCAGATCAACGACCTCGTGGGTGTGGACCTGCCACTCAGACACACTCGCGGCCCGATCGTCGTTCTCTCCCGCGAGGCGGAGTTCTCCCTGCCCTTCATGATTCTCCGGAACGAACACTACTTCCGCGAGGACGGCCGGAATCAGGCCTTCGGTGGCCGATTCGATACGAGTTACGAGACGGCCGAGCAGTTCGACCCGGACGCGAACCACACGGTCGACCAGTCGTTCTACCTCGACATCGCGGGGGAGATCGAACAGTCCGTTCCTCGGCTGGCGGACGCCGAGATCGTCAACGACTGGGTCGGCTTCCGGACGATCACCCCGGACGGCCGGCCCTTCGTGGGCGAGACGGCTGTCGAGGGCTTCTACACGGCGGTCGGCATGTCCGGGTACGGCGTCACCCGAGCGCCGTTCGTGGGCGAGTTGCTCGCCGATCAGATCGCCGGCGAGCCCGTCGACTCGGAACTCGCCGACTGGGTCGCCCCCGATCGAGTGTAA
- a CDS encoding translation initiation factor eIF-1A: MTEQREEKDLRMPSGSEQFGVVTQHLGGNHVRVRCADGETRLGRIPGRMKYRTWIEKDDVVLIDPWDWQDEKGDIEWRYSDADAEQLQREGHID; the protein is encoded by the coding sequence GTGACTGAACAACGAGAGGAAAAGGACCTCCGAATGCCCTCGGGGTCCGAGCAGTTCGGCGTCGTAACACAACACCTCGGTGGGAACCACGTCCGGGTCCGCTGTGCGGACGGTGAGACCCGTCTCGGCCGGATTCCCGGCCGGATGAAGTATCGGACCTGGATCGAAAAGGACGACGTGGTCCTCATCGATCCGTGGGACTGGCAGGACGAGAAGGGCGACATCGAGTGGCGGTACAGCGATGCCGACGCCGAGCAGCTCCAGCGCGAAGGGCACATCGACTGA
- a CDS encoding pyridoxamine 5'-phosphate oxidase family protein, giving the protein MSDQVPDEAERLLESEPLAGFLATSVEDKPHVAPLWYQYADGVIELTTTGRKLANIRENPRVSLAVQKADAGTPEWMVTLLGTAEIVEDAAEERRVRREINAKYGAEPDAFSENTLVKIDVGTASYTVY; this is encoded by the coding sequence ATGAGCGATCAGGTTCCCGACGAAGCCGAACGCTTGCTCGAATCCGAGCCACTGGCTGGGTTTCTGGCGACCAGTGTCGAGGACAAACCCCACGTCGCCCCGCTCTGGTACCAGTATGCCGATGGGGTGATCGAGTTGACGACCACCGGCCGAAAACTCGCGAACATCCGGGAGAATCCCCGGGTCTCACTCGCCGTCCAGAAGGCCGACGCCGGCACCCCGGAGTGGATGGTGACCCTCCTCGGGACGGCCGAAATAGTCGAGGATGCGGCCGAAGAGCGACGCGTTCGCCGGGAGATCAACGCCAAGTACGGGGCCGAGCCCGACGCCTTCAGCGAGAACACGCTGGTCAAAATCGACGTGGGCACCGCCAGTTACACCGTGTACTAG
- a CDS encoding MATE family efflux transporter, with amino-acid sequence MRALLVLIGSVLARLGLITKERAEKTVELAWPRILTGIARMSKNAADVAMVGIALDAAAINGVGFATPYWGIAFSLGGGLAAGTIALVSQRYGAERFDQLGQAIRSSAALLIAITIPVAVTFALVPEALVSVLTDSPAEIDYGARYLRILALGVPFASLNLIGSRALIGADDAWIPMLLRGSGAIANVLLNAVFIFGLGMGVEGAAWGSVLANVFVAASLAIGLARGGLPGVGAFPVQVNPVGRYVHLDTFRDLISIGLPVIGRNSVWTVARFPTLAFVSMFGTQVTAAYIITRRIWGVMNTPGWGFGLAASSLVGQELGQGNESTAESFGFEITRFSVATYAVAGGAIALFAEPIVMLFMGSGSDPSIAIAVPMVYVAALAIVPQGVTSTIAGALDATGDTRWPFYSRALGMFGFSIPLVYLGATTPLGIWGIYLSFFGETTVSGVINYYRFRTGKWKAISRGYRPDAAGPVDD; translated from the coding sequence ATGCGGGCCCTGCTCGTTCTCATCGGGTCGGTACTCGCCAGGCTCGGCCTCATCACGAAAGAGCGGGCCGAAAAGACCGTCGAGTTGGCCTGGCCGCGCATTCTCACCGGCATCGCCCGGATGTCGAAAAACGCCGCCGACGTGGCGATGGTTGGGATCGCCCTCGACGCGGCCGCGATCAACGGCGTGGGGTTCGCGACGCCCTACTGGGGGATCGCGTTCAGCCTGGGCGGCGGGCTGGCCGCGGGGACGATCGCGCTCGTCTCCCAGCGCTACGGCGCTGAACGCTTCGACCAGCTCGGCCAGGCGATCAGATCGAGTGCGGCCCTGCTGATCGCGATCACCATTCCGGTGGCGGTCACCTTCGCGCTCGTTCCCGAAGCCCTGGTCTCCGTACTCACGGACTCACCCGCCGAAATCGATTACGGCGCCCGCTACCTCCGTATTCTCGCCCTCGGCGTGCCCTTCGCCTCGCTGAACCTCATCGGGAGCCGGGCGCTCATCGGGGCCGACGACGCCTGGATCCCGATGCTGTTGCGCGGATCCGGGGCCATCGCGAACGTCCTGCTCAACGCCGTGTTCATCTTCGGACTCGGGATGGGCGTCGAAGGGGCGGCCTGGGGGAGTGTGCTCGCGAACGTGTTCGTCGCGGCCTCCCTGGCGATCGGACTCGCCAGAGGTGGGTTACCCGGCGTCGGGGCCTTCCCCGTCCAGGTCAATCCCGTCGGCCGGTACGTCCATCTGGACACCTTCCGGGACCTGATCTCGATCGGGTTACCGGTGATCGGCCGCAATTCGGTCTGGACGGTCGCTCGGTTCCCGACCCTGGCCTTCGTCAGCATGTTCGGCACCCAGGTCACGGCGGCCTACATCATCACCCGCCGGATCTGGGGCGTGATGAACACGCCGGGGTGGGGCTTTGGCCTCGCCGCGAGCAGTCTCGTCGGCCAGGAACTCGGTCAGGGCAACGAATCGACGGCCGAATCTTTCGGGTTCGAGATCACCCGGTTCTCGGTCGCGACCTACGCCGTGGCGGGTGGGGCGATCGCCCTCTTTGCCGAACCGATCGTCATGCTCTTCATGGGTTCGGGATCCGACCCGTCGATCGCCATCGCGGTGCCGATGGTCTACGTGGCCGCCCTCGCGATCGTCCCCCAGGGCGTGACGAGCACCATCGCTGGAGCCCTCGACGCGACTGGCGACACCCGCTGGCCCTTCTATAGCCGGGCCCTCGGTATGTTCGGGTTCTCGATTCCGCTGGTCTATCTCGGCGCGACGACTCCGCTTGGCATCTGGGGTATCTACCTCTCCTTCTTCGGCGAGACGACCGTCTCGGGGGTAATCAACTACTACCGCTTCAGGACGGGCAAGTGGAAGGCGATCAGCCGGGGGTATCGGCCCGACGCGGCGGGCCCCGTCGACGACTAG
- a CDS encoding FAD-dependent oxidoreductase, giving the protein MAEEYDLIIVGGGISGASLLYAVSKFSDIEHVALFEKESEIGAINTYHTNNSQTLHFGDIETNYTLEKAESVKEGAETLAGYLEATDPERTMYDRRSKMVIAVGEEEVERLERRYHEKGFGDLYPKLELIGRERIAELEPAVVEGRDPSVEIRALYTPDGYVVDYGETAQSLVAEATESTGVDVYTDTPVEGIVETADGYAVRTSAGTAMAEGIVVSAGSHSLQFAKQLGYGEDMALLPIAGSFFLAEDFLNGKVYTLQMAKLPFAAVHGDADVHDASVTRFGPTAKPVPALERGELSTVGDFFDVFGLDLDSFLSYANILADRVLLPYVLRNLVYDLPEIGERAFLPHVQKVVPGATLDDIEPARGYGGIRPQIVDTSARSLDMGEATIEGEDIIFNITPSPGASTCLKNARRDAQSVVSFLDGDYTFDAEAFDQATIENFPRGA; this is encoded by the coding sequence ATGGCGGAGGAATACGACCTTATCATCGTCGGCGGGGGCATCAGCGGGGCATCGCTACTGTACGCCGTCTCGAAGTTCTCCGATATCGAGCACGTGGCGCTGTTCGAGAAGGAGTCCGAGATCGGCGCGATCAACACCTACCACACGAACAACTCACAGACCCTTCACTTCGGGGACATCGAGACGAACTACACCCTGGAGAAGGCCGAGTCCGTCAAGGAGGGGGCCGAAACCCTGGCGGGCTATCTCGAGGCGACCGACCCCGAGCGGACCATGTACGACCGGCGCTCCAAGATGGTCATCGCGGTCGGCGAGGAAGAAGTCGAGCGGCTGGAACGCCGCTATCACGAGAAGGGATTTGGCGACCTCTACCCGAAACTCGAACTGATCGGGCGAGAGCGCATCGCGGAACTCGAACCGGCCGTCGTCGAGGGCCGCGATCCGTCGGTCGAAATTCGGGCGCTCTACACCCCGGACGGCTACGTCGTCGATTACGGGGAGACAGCCCAATCGCTCGTCGCCGAGGCCACGGAGTCGACCGGCGTCGACGTGTACACCGACACGCCGGTCGAGGGGATCGTCGAGACCGCGGATGGCTATGCGGTCCGGACGAGTGCCGGTACGGCAATGGCGGAGGGCATCGTGGTGAGTGCGGGCTCACACAGCCTCCAGTTCGCCAAGCAACTCGGGTACGGCGAGGACATGGCGCTGTTGCCCATCGCGGGGAGTTTCTTCCTGGCCGAGGACTTCCTCAACGGGAAGGTCTACACGCTCCAGATGGCGAAGTTGCCCTTCGCGGCGGTCCACGGCGACGCCGACGTGCACGACGCCTCGGTCACCCGGTTTGGCCCGACCGCGAAGCCGGTTCCCGCCCTCGAACGCGGGGAACTCTCCACGGTGGGGGACTTCTTCGACGTGTTCGGCCTCGACCTGGACTCCTTCCTGAGCTACGCCAACATCCTCGCCGACAGGGTCCTGTTGCCCTACGTGCTCCGAAACCTGGTCTATGACCTCCCGGAGATCGGCGAACGGGCCTTCCTGCCACACGTACAGAAGGTCGTTCCAGGTGCGACTCTCGATGACATCGAGCCCGCCCGGGGTTATGGTGGCATCCGGCCACAGATCGTCGATACTTCGGCTCGCAGCCTGGACATGGGCGAGGCGACGATCGAGGGCGAGGACATCATCTTCAACATCACGCCCTCACCCGGGGCCTCGACCTGCCTGAAGAACGCCCGCCGGGACGCCCAGTCGGTCGTGTCGTTCCTCGATGGGGACTACACCTTCGACGCCGAGGCCTTCGATCAGGCGACCATCGAGAACTTCCCCCGCGGGGCATAG
- a CDS encoding universal stress protein, which yields MTERPTVLVPIEVLEGESIPEGVPALLAAAHVLVLGYHEVPEQTATEQASEQYEGRATERLEEFAKMFEAAGATVETRLVFTHEHQQTINRVIVETDSRAVLVPGSVSEVEDVLVAVGGTVSLDRIAEVVGGLFGDSSARITLYHATGAEESNRSVSELLDALEDQLVEAGVGPHQIQTLVEQRDRPLAAIESAAEDYDVVVMGETDPSVATFVFGMPHDQVASQFLGPVLVVQRSPPEPDSDKTQR from the coding sequence ATGACAGAGAGACCCACCGTCCTGGTGCCAATCGAAGTACTCGAAGGTGAATCGATCCCCGAAGGCGTTCCGGCGCTGCTGGCGGCGGCTCACGTGCTGGTGCTTGGCTATCACGAGGTGCCCGAGCAGACCGCCACCGAACAGGCGAGCGAACAGTACGAAGGCCGGGCGACCGAGCGGCTCGAGGAGTTCGCGAAGATGTTCGAGGCCGCGGGCGCGACCGTCGAGACACGACTCGTGTTCACCCACGAGCATCAGCAGACGATCAATCGTGTGATCGTGGAGACGGACAGTCGGGCCGTCCTGGTGCCGGGTTCCGTCTCGGAAGTCGAGGATGTCCTGGTCGCGGTCGGCGGCACCGTCAGTCTCGATCGGATCGCCGAAGTCGTCGGCGGGCTTTTCGGGGACAGTTCGGCTCGGATCACCCTCTATCACGCGACCGGGGCCGAGGAGTCGAATCGGTCGGTTTCCGAACTCCTGGATGCGCTCGAAGACCAACTCGTCGAGGCTGGTGTCGGCCCCCATCAGATCCAGACCCTCGTCGAACAGCGCGATCGGCCACTCGCTGCGATCGAGTCGGCGGCCGAGGATTACGACGTGGTCGTCATGGGCGAGACAGACCCCTCGGTCGCGACGTTCGTCTTCGGGATGCCCCACGATCAGGTCGCCTCGCAGTTCCTCGGCCCGGTGCTGGTCGTCCAGCGGTCGCCACCGGAGCCCGACAGCGACAAGACACAGCGTTAA